The Epinephelus lanceolatus isolate andai-2023 chromosome 1, ASM4190304v1, whole genome shotgun sequence genome has a window encoding:
- the strip1 gene encoding striatin-interacting protein 1 homolog encodes MDVGGNGAGLPVNNKQRAMLPNKTRGEFTRNPRKDSEGLSESPDLEFEYADTDKWAAELSELYSYTEGPEFALNRKCFEVEFRTHVSDKKWTELDAAQHRAHAMRLLDGLEVIAREKRLKVARAILYMAQGTFAECSSEAEVQYWMRYNIFLLLDVGTFSALVELLNMEIDNSAACSSAVRKPAISLADSTDLRVLLNIMYLMVETIQQDDPADKPEWKIIRETFRAELGSPLFNNEPISVMLFGMVTKFCSGHAPHFPMKKVLLLLWKSILFTLGGFEQLQTIKVHKREELGLPPLPEDSIRVIRSMRAASPPASASDLIEQQQKRARREHKALIKQDNLDAFNEKDPYKADDSREDEDDNDDNDNNIEPETFPLERDEVMPPPIPHPPTERVSFPRGLPWAPKVREKDIENFLESSRSKFIGYTLGSDTDTVVGLPRPIHESIRTLKQHKYVSIAEIQIAKEEEFQKTPLSGGEEEVEMSATELLYQGILPSLPQYMIALLKILLAAAPTSKAKTDSINILADVLPEEMPTTVLQSMKLGVDVNRHKEIIVKAISAILLLLLKHFKLNHIYQFEYMAQHLVFANCIPLILKFFNQNIMSYITAKNSISVLDFPYCVVHELPELTAESLEAGDNNQFCWRNLFSCINLLRILNKLTKWKHSRTMMLVVFKSAPILKRALKVKQAMMQLYVLKLLKVQTKYLGRQWRKSNMKTMSAIYQKVRHRLNDDWAYGNDLDARPWDFQAEECALRANIERFNSRRYDKTHSNPDFLPVDNCLQSVLGQRVDLPEDFQMNYDLWLEREVFSKPISWEELLQ; translated from the exons ATGGACGTCGGTGGGAATGGTGCTGGGCTTCctgtaaacaataaacagagAGCTATGCTACCTAACAAAACCAGGGGCGAATTTACCCGCAACCCAAGAAAAGACTCAGAG GGGCTGTCTGAGTCTCCAGACCTTGAATTTGAATATGCTGATACAGACAAGTGGGCTGCAGAGCTGTCAG AGCTGTACAGTTATACTGAAGGACCAGAGTTTGCTCTCAATAGGAAGTGCTTTGAGGTGGAATTCAGAACACATG tgtctgataagaagtggACGGAGCTTGATGCAGCTCAACACAGAGCTCACGCCATGCGATTGTTGGACGGTCTGGAAGTGATTGCGCGGGAGAAGAGGCTGAAGGTCGCCAGAGCTATTCTTTACATGGCTCAGG GAACCTTTGCAGAGTGCAGCTCTGAGGCTGAGGTGCAGTACTGGATGAGATACAACATCTTTCTGCTGCTGGATGTGGGGACCTTCTCTGCTCTGGTGGAGCTGCTCAACATGGAAATTGA TAACAGCGCTGCCTGCAGTAGTGCTGTTAGGAAACCAGCCATCTCCCTTGCTGACAGCACAGATCTCAGAGTGCTGCTTAACATAATGTACCTGATGGTGGAAACGATACAACAGGACGACCCAGCGGACAAGCCTGAGTGGAAAATCATCAGGGAAACCTTCAGGGCAGAACTCG GATCTCCTCTGTTCAACAACGAGCCCATTTCCGTCATGCTCTTCGGGATGGTTACCAAGTTCTGCAGTGGCCATGCCCCTCACTTCCCAATGAAGaaggtgttgttgctgttgtggaAGAGCATACTG TTCACACTCGGAGGGTTTGAGCAGCTCCAAACCATAAAGGTTCATAAGCGTGAAGAGCtgggtcttcctcctctcccggAGGACAGCATTCGAGTCATTCGCAGTATGAGGGCCGCTTCTCCACCTGCATCTGCATCCGATCTCatagagcagcagcaaaaacgGGCACGCCGCGAACACAAG GCCCTGATCAAACAGGACAACCTCGACGCATTCAACGAAAAGGATCCTTACAAGGCCGATGACTCTCGTGAGGATGAGGACGACAACGACGACAATGACAACAATATAGAGCCAGAGACTTTCCCTCTAGAGAGGGACGAGGTGATGCCTCCACCTATTCCTCATCCTCCAACAGAGAGGGTGTCCTTCCCCAGAGGACTGCCGTGGGCTCCTAAAGTCAG GGAAAAAGACATTGAAAATTTCCTGGAGTCAAGTAGAAGTAAATTTATTGGTTACACCCTCGGAAG TGATACAGATACAGTTGTTGGTTTGCCCAGGCCGATTCATGAGAGCATAAGGACGTTAAAGCAG CATAAGTACGTCTCCATCGCTGAGATACAGATTGCAAAGGAAGAGGAGTTTCAGAAAACCCCTCTGTCTGGG GGTGAAGAGGAGGTGGAAATGTCCGCCACTGAGCTGCTCTATCAGGGAATTCTGCCCAGTTTGCCTCAATACATG ATCGCTCTACTGAAGATTCTGCTCGCAGCAGCTCCGACTTCCAAAGCCAAGACGGACTCCATCAACATCCTGGCAGACGTGCTGCCAGAGGAGATGCC GACCACAGTGCTGCAAAGCATGAAACTTGGTGTTGATGTGAATCGACACAAAGAGATCATTGTGAAGGCCATCTCTGCtattctgctgctgctcctgaaACACTTCAAACTTAACCACATCTACCAG TTTGAGTACATGGCCCAACACCTGGTGTTTGCCAACTGCATCCCCCTCATCCTGAAGTTCTTCAACCAGAACATCATGTCTTACATCACAGCTAAAAACAG CATTTCAGTACTTGACTTTCCTTATTGTGTGGTGCATGAGCTGCCAGAGTTAACTGCAGAGAGTTTG GAAGCAGGAGACAACAATCAGTTCTGCTGGAGGAATCTGTTCTCTTGTATTAACCTGCTGAGGATCCTCAACAAACTGACCAAGTGGAAGCACTCCAGAACAATG ATGCTGGTGGTGTTCAAGTCCGCTCCCATCCTGAAGAGGGCGCTGAAGGTCAAGCAGGCCATGATGCAGCTCTATGTCCTCAAGCTGCTCAAAGTGCAGACCAAATACCTGGGGCGCCAGTGGAGGAAGAGCAACATGAAGACCATGTCTGCCATCTATCAGAAGGTCCGACATCGGCTCAATGACGACTGGGCCTACGGGAACG ATCTGGACGCCCGTCCCTGGGACTTCCAGGCCGAGGAGTGTGCTCTGCGGGCCAACATTGAACGCTTCAACAGCCGCCGCTACGACAAGACCCACAGCAACCCGGACTTCCTGCCTGTGGACAACTGTCTGCAAAGTGTCCTGGGACAGCGGGTGGACCTGCCCGAGGACTTCCAAATGAACTACGACCTCTGGCTGGAGCGGGAGGTCTTCTCCAAACCTATTTCCTGGGAAGAGCTGCTACAGTGA